One genomic segment of Rivularia sp. PCC 7116 includes these proteins:
- the fni gene encoding type 2 isopentenyl-diphosphate Delta-isomerase produces the protein MKISTNYSAATESRKADHIRICLEEDVQFRQTTSGLERYRFDHCCLPEIDRSEIDISTTFLGKPMNAPLLISSMTGGTQEAKTINTRLAKVAQHYRLAMGVGSQRVAVENPQVSDTFAVRKYAPDILLFANLGAIQLNYSYGLDECLRVVDLLEADALILHLNPLQECIQPKGDTNFCGVLDKIATLCDKLPVPVIVKEVGNGISAKMAHKLIGAGVTAIDVAGAGGTSWALVESERADNVLQRRLGRTFADWGVPTAECITGISAIAPEIPLIASGGLRHGVDVAKAIALGADLAGLAMPFLQAATSSEATLYDLAKVLIAEISTVLFCTGNATLEQLKHSDSLQKAVE, from the coding sequence GTGAAGATTTCTACAAATTACTCAGCAGCAACCGAATCCCGTAAAGCCGACCACATCCGCATCTGTCTGGAGGAAGATGTTCAGTTTCGTCAAACTACTAGTGGGTTGGAAAGATATCGTTTTGACCATTGTTGTCTACCAGAAATTGACCGCTCGGAAATTGACATCAGTACTACATTTTTAGGTAAACCTATGAATGCACCGTTGCTAATTTCTTCGATGACTGGGGGAACTCAAGAAGCTAAAACTATCAATACTCGTTTAGCGAAAGTTGCTCAACATTACAGGTTGGCTATGGGTGTCGGCTCTCAACGAGTTGCGGTAGAGAATCCGCAGGTTTCTGATACTTTTGCAGTTCGCAAATATGCTCCCGATATATTATTGTTTGCTAATTTGGGAGCAATTCAACTCAATTACAGTTACGGTTTGGATGAATGTCTGCGAGTTGTCGATCTTCTCGAAGCCGATGCGCTGATTTTGCATCTCAACCCGCTACAAGAATGCATTCAGCCCAAAGGTGATACTAATTTCTGTGGAGTTTTGGACAAAATTGCCACTTTATGCGATAAATTACCGGTACCTGTAATTGTTAAAGAAGTCGGTAATGGCATTTCAGCGAAAATGGCTCATAAGCTGATTGGTGCAGGAGTGACGGCGATTGATGTGGCTGGCGCGGGGGGCACTTCTTGGGCTTTGGTAGAAAGCGAGCGTGCTGATAATGTTTTACAGCGGCGTTTGGGTAGAACCTTCGCTGATTGGGGCGTACCAACCGCTGAGTGCATCACCGGAATCAGCGCGATCGCACCGGAGATACCTTTGATTGCTTCGGGAGGTTTGCGTCATGGCGTGGATGTGGCAAAAGCTATTGCGTTAGGAGCGGATTTAGCTGGATTGGCGATGCCGTTTTTGCAAGCTGCAACATCATCGGAAGCTACACTTTACGATTTAGCAAAAGTTTTAATTGCGGAAATTAGCACCGTACTATTTTGTACTGGTAACGCTACACTAGAACAGCTTAAACATTCTGATAGTTTACAAAAAGCAGTTGAATAA
- the sppA gene encoding signal peptide peptidase SppA, which translates to MRNFIKQTFASLIGSLLGLFIFGGISTVGFFLLVFAAASSDSGPKVKDSSMLVFDLSTQITDGKPDSGLVLQQALSGNYRKQMTLRSVLDALEKARTDKQIVGVYLDARDASGAGSAGFATLKEIRQALAKFRDSGKKVVAYGVGWGEKEYYLSSVANTVMVNPYGGMEINGFSSQPMFLAGALEKFGVGVQIVRVGKFKGAVEPLVLKQLSPENREQIQTLLNDLWGEWRGTVGKSRKMTPQQLQTIADTKGLLEPDEAKTNRLVDKVAYFDEVVTELKEFTKTDSKEKSFKQIDIDEYAQIADKSLSKRSSENKIAVVYAEGGIVNGNGDAGEVGGTRFAKIFRRLRQDKDVKAVVLRVNSPGGSATASEIIQREIKLTRDVKPVVVSMGDTAASGGYWIAVDSNRIFAEPNTITGSIGVFGSIPNIQKLANDNGITWDSVKTGKYADIGTTTRPQSQAELAIFQNSVNRIYNKFLEKVAKGRNLPQAKVAEIAQGRVWSGKTAKDIGLVDEIGGLDAAIEYAATEAKLGEKWQLQEYPKASSFSERFFGKASEETQTIFKSSKNKNILESNHPLTVEFKKLKAEIAAVQNMNDPSGVYARLPFNLIIE; encoded by the coding sequence ATGCGTAATTTTATTAAACAAACTTTTGCTAGCTTAATTGGAAGTTTATTAGGGCTGTTTATTTTTGGAGGTATCAGTACTGTAGGATTTTTCTTATTAGTTTTTGCTGCCGCTTCTTCAGATTCAGGACCAAAAGTAAAAGATTCTTCAATGTTGGTATTTGATTTATCAACTCAAATTACTGATGGAAAACCCGATTCCGGTTTAGTTTTACAGCAAGCGCTTTCGGGTAATTATCGGAAGCAGATGACATTACGTTCGGTTTTAGATGCTTTGGAAAAAGCTCGTACCGATAAGCAAATTGTAGGGGTTTATTTGGATGCAAGAGACGCATCGGGAGCGGGAAGTGCGGGTTTTGCAACTCTTAAGGAGATTCGTCAGGCATTAGCAAAATTTCGCGATTCTGGTAAAAAAGTTGTTGCTTACGGTGTGGGATGGGGTGAAAAAGAATACTATCTCAGTTCGGTGGCGAATACCGTTATGGTTAATCCTTATGGAGGAATGGAAATTAATGGTTTCAGCTCGCAACCGATGTTTTTAGCTGGAGCTTTGGAAAAGTTTGGTGTTGGAGTGCAGATTGTTCGGGTAGGAAAGTTCAAAGGTGCAGTTGAGCCTTTGGTTTTAAAACAATTAAGTCCAGAAAATCGCGAGCAAATTCAAACATTATTGAATGATTTATGGGGTGAATGGCGCGGTACTGTAGGTAAAAGTCGTAAAATGACTCCCCAGCAGCTACAAACAATTGCCGATACTAAAGGTCTTTTGGAACCCGATGAAGCTAAAACCAACCGTTTGGTGGATAAAGTAGCATATTTTGATGAAGTAGTTACAGAACTTAAAGAGTTTACCAAAACCGACAGTAAAGAAAAATCTTTTAAACAAATTGATATAGATGAATACGCTCAAATTGCTGATAAAAGTTTGAGTAAAAGAAGTTCAGAAAATAAAATAGCGGTAGTTTATGCAGAGGGTGGTATAGTTAACGGCAATGGTGATGCTGGAGAAGTCGGAGGAACCCGCTTTGCTAAGATTTTCCGCCGTCTTCGTCAAGATAAAGATGTCAAAGCGGTGGTTTTACGGGTAAATTCTCCCGGTGGTAGCGCTACTGCATCGGAAATAATTCAACGAGAAATTAAATTAACTCGCGATGTGAAGCCAGTTGTGGTATCGATGGGCGATACAGCCGCATCCGGTGGTTATTGGATAGCTGTAGATTCCAACCGCATTTTTGCCGAACCAAATACAATTACGGGTTCGATTGGCGTATTTGGCAGCATACCCAATATTCAAAAATTAGCTAACGACAACGGTATTACTTGGGATAGTGTCAAAACAGGAAAATACGCCGACATTGGTACTACAACTCGTCCCCAATCGCAAGCAGAACTAGCTATATTTCAAAACAGCGTCAATCGAATTTACAATAAATTTCTCGAAAAAGTCGCTAAAGGTAGAAATTTGCCTCAAGCCAAGGTTGCAGAAATTGCTCAAGGAAGAGTTTGGTCTGGTAAAACTGCAAAAGACATTGGTTTAGTCGATGAAATTGGTGGTTTAGATGCAGCTATCGAATATGCTGCAACAGAAGCAAAGTTAGGAGAAAAATGGCAATTACAAGAGTATCCCAAAGCCAGTAGCTTTAGCGAAAGATTTTTTGGAAAGGCTTCAGAAGAAACTCAAACTATTTTTAAAAGTAGCAAGAACAAAAATATACTCGAATCAAATCATCCTTTGACAGTTGAATTTAAGAAATTAAAAGCAGAAATAGCAGCCGTACAAAATATGAATGACCCTTCCGGTGTATATGCTCGTTTACCTTTTAATTTGATAATTGAGTAG